A single genomic interval of Siphonobacter curvatus harbors:
- a CDS encoding putative quinol monooxygenase: MSITKYGLFGKLKALPGQGQALADFLLEAARLLDTASGCQLYLVSTDVTDADTIWVTEVWDTQEDHDRSLQAPAIRELIGRAMPLLAERPEPGMTVNVLGGKGLA, encoded by the coding sequence ATGTCAATCACGAAATACGGTCTTTTTGGAAAGTTAAAAGCCCTGCCTGGTCAGGGACAAGCCCTAGCCGATTTTTTACTAGAAGCGGCTCGGCTGCTGGATACAGCCTCCGGTTGTCAGTTATATCTGGTCAGTACGGATGTTACAGATGCCGATACGATCTGGGTAACGGAAGTCTGGGATACGCAGGAGGATCATGATCGTTCTCTACAGGCACCCGCCATACGAGAACTCATTGGTCGGGCCATGCCTTTGCTGGCCGAACGCCCCGAACCCGGCATGACCGTAAACGTACTAGGTGGAAAAGGACTTGCGTAA
- a CDS encoding SGNH/GDSL hydrolase family protein: MLLDSCQVLDDVFPTKSSTTPPPPRIACWGDSLTFGKGGTPYPTVLANELPNYTIKNFGIDGQVSRAIVARQGGIPLTLSVEGNAFNGAGAVKVTKLSTQLLSTVANNLTMTLKGRVNEVPCTLTRTAKGGGEAQVESYTLTPTESSTVAVPTDSVFISDDAVAYQSSIQVLWLGRNDVPDFDGIVNLIDNCINYLPNPKFYLVLGILMSNLETKGTAGYKQISDFNALLQRRYGSNFVPMTPPTADELKAVGYTPTAQDQAQLAQDIFPAGVRSDYLHLNSLGYQIIARRIKDKLVAKNWYVQQAK; encoded by the coding sequence ATGCTTCTGGATTCATGCCAGGTACTCGATGACGTATTTCCTACCAAATCCTCTACTACGCCCCCGCCACCCCGAATTGCCTGTTGGGGAGATTCGCTGACGTTTGGGAAAGGCGGTACGCCTTATCCAACGGTGCTGGCCAACGAACTGCCTAATTACACGATCAAGAATTTTGGTATCGATGGACAGGTAAGCCGGGCTATTGTAGCTCGCCAGGGCGGGATTCCATTAACACTAAGCGTGGAAGGAAACGCCTTTAATGGAGCAGGAGCTGTAAAGGTAACCAAGCTATCAACACAACTGCTGTCAACGGTTGCTAACAATCTGACCATGACGTTGAAGGGTCGGGTAAACGAAGTGCCCTGTACATTGACCCGTACCGCAAAGGGTGGGGGAGAGGCTCAAGTGGAAAGCTACACCTTAACGCCCACCGAGTCCAGCACTGTAGCCGTTCCGACCGATTCGGTCTTTATTTCGGATGATGCAGTCGCGTATCAGTCGTCTATTCAGGTCCTCTGGTTGGGACGAAACGATGTACCCGATTTTGATGGGATTGTCAATCTGATCGACAACTGCATTAACTATCTGCCGAATCCTAAATTTTATCTGGTATTAGGCATTCTGATGAGTAATCTGGAAACGAAAGGTACAGCAGGTTACAAACAGATTTCGGATTTTAATGCCTTACTCCAGCGACGTTACGGCAGCAACTTTGTGCCCATGACTCCTCCCACGGCCGACGAACTCAAAGCCGTAGGGTATACGCCAACTGCCCAAGATCAGGCTCAACTGGCTCAGGATATATTTCCAGCGGGCGTACGCTCGGATTACCTGCACCTGAACTCACTGGGCTATCAGATCATCGCCCGCCGAATCAAGGACAAGCTAGTAGCTAAAAACTGGTACGTTCAGCAAGCTAAATAG
- a CDS encoding cysteine hydrolase family protein produces the protein MSEKNADLHGNVLEQSPVALLVIDMINDLEFPEGEEFVESSEQAAQNILRLKEQARQHRIPVIYANDNFGRWRSDFNEVIEHVLHDQVRGQRLAELLRPDQDDYFVLKPKHSAFYATTLSTLLQYFQVKRLILTGISTDSCIAFTASDAYMRDYEVYVPSDCTTARNEEFTKTTLDFLGRSVHADTTPSTELDLGKLRQ, from the coding sequence ATGAGTGAAAAGAATGCCGATTTACATGGCAATGTCCTCGAACAGTCTCCCGTTGCCTTGCTGGTTATTGATATGATTAACGACCTGGAATTTCCCGAAGGAGAAGAATTCGTTGAATCATCCGAGCAGGCAGCCCAGAATATTTTAAGATTAAAGGAACAGGCCCGGCAACATCGGATTCCCGTTATTTACGCCAATGATAACTTCGGACGTTGGCGGTCAGACTTTAACGAGGTCATTGAGCACGTGCTCCACGATCAGGTACGGGGGCAGCGACTAGCCGAGCTATTGCGTCCAGATCAGGACGATTATTTTGTACTAAAGCCCAAACATTCCGCTTTTTACGCCACTACGCTTTCTACGCTTTTGCAATATTTTCAGGTCAAACGTTTAATCTTAACCGGTATCTCAACCGATTCCTGCATTGCCTTTACTGCTTCGGATGCGTATATGCGGGATTATGAAGTGTACGTTCCTTCGGATTGTACGACGGCTCGCAATGAAGAATTCACGAAAACTACGCTGGATTTTCTCGGACGTAGTGTTCATGCGGATACTACACCCTCTACGGAATTGGACTTGGGAAAGCTGCGTCAGTAA
- a CDS encoding YegP family protein, which yields MAKFEIFRSNINSLYYFSLVTDLGQQILSSEGFLSPNGCLQAITAVKARASFRNAYQRIENNGYFRFDMLSDNLQVIASSSASYATLQGLETAIDTLKTEAPEAPVYEYTPQGYQILSTLPKGLAALLFIQAFSFLFSLT from the coding sequence ATGGCAAAGTTTGAGATTTTCCGCAGCAACATTAACTCTTTATATTATTTCAGTCTTGTTACCGATCTGGGTCAGCAGATTCTTTCCAGCGAAGGTTTTCTGAGTCCGAACGGCTGTTTGCAGGCCATCACGGCGGTCAAAGCCCGGGCTTCATTCCGGAATGCGTATCAGCGTATTGAAAATAACGGTTACTTCCGTTTTGACATGCTTTCGGATAACTTACAGGTCATTGCTAGCAGTAGTGCTTCGTATGCAACGTTACAGGGCCTTGAAACCGCCATTGACACATTGAAAACAGAAGCTCCGGAAGCTCCGGTTTACGAATACACTCCCCAAGGTTATCAGATTTTATCGACACTGCCGAAAGGATTAGCCGCCTTGCTCTTCATCCAAGCCTTTAGTTTTCTTTTTAGCCTGACGTAG
- a CDS encoding TonB-dependent receptor domain-containing protein, whose product MTSKPLLFYCFFCLLSCVSVFSNPVWAQSGIRGRVQEKQTPMASATVRLFRLPDSSFVAGTLTDESGAFSLASTPGNYFARIEFIGYQPVKTAALQVRSQALDLGVIQLSPTSNSLKEVVVQAEKSSMELTLDKRVFNVGKDLANAGGTASDILSNVPSVAVDVEGNVSLRGSSNVRILIDGRPSGLVSIKGGSGLQQLQGSAIEKIEVITNPSARYEAEGMGGVINIILKKERQEGINGSFDVITGHPTNYGLAANVNYRRRNLNFFVNYTLAYRNTPGRNNLYQEVYRNDSTFVSRQNSRSQLKGMNNNARAGLDYYFSEKSILTAAYTWRTSKGKRFTNLEYLDYQYQSPELLATTKRTQDETETEPNSEYVLTYKKTFARAGHELTADIRYLDNWENSDQYFTQQTFYPGGGSTPSILQRALNDETEKQWLLQADYVRPFAKEGKLEAGIRSSFRDMTNNYSVTQRAETGWQPLEGLTNNFLYEERIHAAYAILGNKAHKFSYQLGLRGEITDVTTTLKQTNQVNPRQYANLFPSVHATYDLPRQHAIQASYSRRVRRPQYNDLSPFMTFSDSRNFYSGNPDLNPEFTHAFEVGHIKYVEKGSFTSSLYYRHTDGKIIRIRRVDDGGNSTTRPENLATEHAYGAEFTSSFSPKTWWKLDGSLNFFRAITDGANLDATYQSDTYSWFARMTNRFTFWKNLDIQARANYEAPQQTPQGTRKALATLDLSMSKDILRGNGTLTLNVLDVFNSRRFRSITEGSNFYTESNSQGRLRQINLTLNYRLRQAKKKTKGLDEEQGG is encoded by the coding sequence ATGACCTCTAAACCTCTACTATTCTATTGCTTCTTTTGTTTGCTTAGTTGTGTATCTGTTTTTTCGAATCCGGTCTGGGCTCAGTCGGGCATTCGCGGGCGGGTTCAGGAAAAGCAGACGCCCATGGCTTCGGCTACCGTGCGATTGTTCCGACTGCCGGATAGTTCGTTCGTGGCCGGTACGCTTACCGACGAATCCGGTGCCTTCAGCCTCGCCAGTACGCCGGGAAATTATTTTGCCCGAATCGAATTCATTGGGTATCAGCCCGTAAAAACGGCGGCTTTGCAGGTACGCTCGCAGGCCCTGGATCTGGGCGTTATTCAACTGAGCCCTACCAGCAATTCCCTGAAAGAGGTGGTGGTACAGGCCGAAAAAAGTTCGATGGAGTTGACGCTCGACAAGCGAGTATTTAACGTCGGAAAAGACCTAGCCAACGCGGGCGGTACGGCCTCGGATATTTTGAGTAATGTACCTTCCGTGGCCGTGGATGTGGAAGGAAACGTAAGCTTACGGGGCAGTAGCAACGTCCGGATTCTTATTGATGGCAGACCTTCGGGACTGGTCAGTATCAAGGGTGGGAGTGGACTGCAACAGCTACAGGGCAGTGCCATCGAAAAGATTGAAGTCATTACCAATCCTTCCGCCCGTTACGAAGCCGAGGGGATGGGAGGAGTCATTAATATCATTCTCAAGAAAGAACGGCAGGAAGGGATCAATGGCTCGTTCGATGTAATTACGGGACATCCGACCAATTATGGACTAGCTGCCAACGTCAATTACCGTCGTCGGAATCTGAATTTTTTCGTCAATTATACGCTGGCTTATCGGAATACCCCCGGTCGAAATAACCTGTATCAGGAAGTCTACCGGAATGATTCCACCTTTGTTTCCCGGCAAAACTCCCGAAGCCAGCTTAAGGGTATGAACAATAACGCCCGGGCCGGACTGGATTATTATTTCAGTGAAAAAAGCATCCTAACGGCGGCGTATACCTGGCGGACCAGCAAGGGCAAACGTTTCACTAACCTGGAATACCTCGATTACCAGTATCAAAGTCCCGAATTACTGGCGACCACCAAACGGACGCAGGACGAAACGGAAACCGAGCCGAATTCCGAATACGTGCTTACCTACAAAAAAACCTTCGCCCGTGCGGGCCACGAACTGACGGCGGACATCCGATACCTGGATAACTGGGAAAATTCCGATCAGTACTTCACCCAGCAAACGTTTTACCCAGGTGGCGGAAGTACTCCTTCCATCTTACAGCGGGCCTTGAATGATGAAACCGAAAAGCAGTGGCTCCTGCAGGCTGATTACGTACGGCCCTTTGCCAAGGAAGGAAAGCTGGAAGCAGGAATTCGCAGCAGTTTTCGCGATATGACCAATAATTATTCGGTGACTCAGCGGGCCGAAACGGGCTGGCAACCCCTAGAAGGCCTTACCAATAACTTCCTCTACGAAGAACGCATTCACGCAGCCTACGCCATTCTGGGAAATAAGGCCCACAAGTTCTCGTATCAGCTGGGCTTACGCGGTGAAATTACCGATGTGACGACTACGTTGAAACAAACCAATCAGGTCAATCCCCGGCAGTATGCCAATCTGTTTCCCAGCGTACACGCCACTTACGACCTGCCGCGTCAGCACGCTATCCAAGCCAGTTACAGTCGCCGGGTGCGACGGCCGCAGTACAACGATCTGAGTCCGTTTATGACGTTTAGTGATAGTCGGAATTTCTACAGCGGCAATCCGGATCTGAATCCGGAATTTACGCACGCTTTTGAAGTCGGGCATATCAAGTACGTCGAGAAAGGATCGTTTACTTCCTCGCTGTACTATCGACATACGGACGGAAAAATCATTCGGATTCGCCGGGTGGATGACGGCGGAAATTCAACCACCCGGCCCGAAAACCTGGCAACCGAACATGCGTACGGGGCGGAATTTACCAGTTCTTTTTCACCAAAAACCTGGTGGAAGCTTGACGGTAGCCTTAACTTTTTCCGGGCCATCACCGACGGTGCCAATCTCGACGCCACCTATCAAAGTGATACCTACAGTTGGTTTGCCCGGATGACCAACCGATTTACGTTCTGGAAAAATCTGGATATACAGGCCCGGGCCAATTACGAAGCTCCCCAGCAAACGCCGCAGGGAACGCGTAAAGCACTGGCGACACTAGATTTATCGATGAGTAAGGATATTTTGCGAGGAAATGGAACACTGACGCTGAACGTACTCGACGTCTTCAATTCGCGACGTTTTCGCTCCATTACCGAAGGCAGTAATTTTTATACGGAATCCAACAGTCAGGGGCGGTTGCGACAGATTAACCTGACTTTGAACTATCGCCTACGTCAGGCTAAAAAGAAAACTAAAGGCTTGGATGAAGAGCAAGGCGGCTAA
- a CDS encoding cyanophycinase yields the protein MQKFILLFFLIVWTLDLSAQTPIVINEKSTTRHGPEKGSLLIIGGGTVGPEIWARFVELAGGKEKARIVVVTAAAGDSAALSPTHLESIRKQSGVSRVTLLHTKNLTEANSDAFIAPLREATGVYFIGGRQWRIADSYLNTRTHQAFFEVLNRGGVIAGSSAGASIQGSFLWRGDTKGADILVGDHTQGLGFLKNSAIDQHLLKRNRQFDLIDFIRQSPQLIGIGLDESTAIVVQQDQLEVLGKSYVAVYDYQTIVGKREPHVQGQQEQFTASNGGFILLSQGQRYDLRERKVMRGR from the coding sequence ATGCAAAAATTCATTCTACTTTTCTTCTTAATCGTCTGGACGCTTGACCTTTCAGCCCAGACACCGATTGTCATCAATGAAAAAAGTACCACTCGCCACGGCCCCGAAAAGGGTTCGCTACTCATCATTGGTGGTGGTACCGTGGGACCGGAAATCTGGGCCCGGTTTGTGGAACTGGCTGGAGGCAAAGAGAAAGCCCGCATTGTCGTCGTTACCGCCGCAGCGGGTGATTCGGCGGCGTTGAGTCCGACGCATCTGGAGAGTATCCGGAAACAGTCGGGCGTGAGCCGGGTTACGCTTCTCCACACCAAAAACCTGACGGAAGCCAATAGTGACGCGTTTATTGCTCCGCTCAGGGAAGCGACGGGCGTGTACTTCATCGGCGGTCGGCAGTGGCGAATTGCGGATTCCTACCTTAATACCCGTACGCATCAGGCTTTTTTTGAGGTACTGAACCGGGGCGGGGTCATCGCCGGAAGTTCGGCGGGAGCGAGTATTCAGGGTTCGTTTTTGTGGCGGGGCGATACGAAGGGGGCTGACATCCTCGTCGGCGATCATACACAGGGACTGGGTTTTCTGAAAAATTCCGCAATTGATCAGCATTTACTCAAACGCAATCGGCAGTTTGATCTCATTGATTTCATCCGCCAGTCTCCGCAACTGATTGGGATCGGGCTGGACGAATCGACGGCCATTGTTGTACAACAAGATCAGTTGGAAGTGTTGGGCAAATCGTACGTGGCGGTGTATGACTACCAAACCATTGTAGGGAAAAGGGAGCCTCATGTGCAGGGTCAACAAGAGCAGTTTACTGCGTCCAACGGCGGGTTTATTTTGTTGAGTCAGGGGCAGCGGTATGATTTGAGGGAGAGGAAAGTAATGAGAGGTCGTTAG
- a CDS encoding phytoene desaturase family protein — protein MTKKEYDAVVVGSGPNGLAAAITLQQAGLSVLVVEGKSTIGGGLRTQEVTLPGFKHDICSAIHPLAAGSPFFNTLPLADFGLEFIYPEVAAAHPFDTGPAAVLFQSIQKTAQTLGVDQQVYEKLAGFLTKTWPNVAVDTLGPLTFPSHPLDFAAFGLRALPPASWFKHVFKGTQAQGLLGGMAAHAIQPLSNLTTSAIGLVLLTAGHLRGWPIPKGGSGQIAQALAMYFQSLGGKIETNFYVESLQQLPSSHAVLFDITPRQLLKIAGHTFSPLYRWQLERYRYGMGIFKIDWALDAPIPFTDENCRNAGTLHLGNTLQEITDTEKLSSQGGYPEKPFVLLAQQSQYDPSRAPEGKHTAWAYCHVPNGSTRDRTEAIENQVERFAPGFKDRILARHVMNTAQVQEHNPNYIGGDINGGILDITQLFTRPALRFSPYRTSTKGLYICSSSTPPGGGVHGMCGYHAARKALEDVFQIRENRTLIP, from the coding sequence ATGACAAAAAAAGAGTACGATGCCGTAGTGGTAGGTTCCGGTCCGAACGGACTGGCTGCCGCCATCACGCTACAACAAGCGGGACTTTCAGTGCTGGTTGTGGAAGGGAAATCGACCATTGGTGGTGGACTCCGTACCCAGGAAGTCACTCTGCCAGGTTTCAAGCATGATATTTGTTCGGCCATTCATCCCCTGGCGGCAGGCTCGCCCTTCTTTAATACGCTTCCGCTGGCGGATTTTGGTCTGGAATTCATCTATCCCGAGGTCGCGGCGGCCCATCCCTTCGATACAGGGCCAGCAGCGGTACTGTTTCAATCCATTCAAAAAACCGCTCAAACGCTGGGCGTGGATCAGCAGGTCTACGAAAAACTCGCCGGATTTCTAACCAAAACCTGGCCCAACGTGGCGGTCGATACGCTCGGTCCGCTGACGTTTCCTTCACATCCTCTGGATTTCGCGGCCTTCGGCTTGCGGGCCTTACCCCCGGCCAGCTGGTTCAAACACGTTTTCAAAGGAACGCAGGCTCAGGGACTGTTGGGCGGTATGGCCGCCCATGCCATCCAGCCTTTGAGTAACCTCACCACCTCCGCGATTGGACTGGTACTCTTAACGGCTGGCCATTTACGGGGCTGGCCCATACCCAAAGGCGGCTCGGGACAAATTGCTCAAGCATTAGCGATGTACTTTCAGTCGCTGGGCGGAAAAATCGAAACGAACTTCTACGTCGAATCCCTGCAGCAACTGCCTTCCTCGCACGCGGTGCTGTTCGACATTACGCCCCGACAATTGCTTAAAATTGCTGGACATACCTTTTCCCCCCTGTATCGCTGGCAACTGGAACGTTACCGCTACGGGATGGGTATCTTCAAAATTGACTGGGCTCTCGACGCTCCGATTCCGTTTACCGACGAAAATTGCCGGAACGCCGGAACCCTGCATTTAGGGAACACTCTTCAGGAAATCACGGACACCGAAAAGCTTAGTTCACAGGGCGGCTACCCGGAGAAGCCTTTCGTTTTGCTGGCCCAGCAAAGTCAGTACGATCCTTCGCGGGCTCCCGAAGGCAAGCATACGGCCTGGGCGTACTGCCACGTGCCCAACGGCTCCACGCGGGACCGTACCGAAGCCATCGAAAACCAGGTGGAACGCTTTGCTCCGGGTTTCAAAGACCGGATTCTGGCTCGCCACGTCATGAATACGGCTCAGGTACAGGAGCACAACCCCAACTACATCGGTGGCGATATTAACGGCGGAATTCTTGATATTACCCAACTGTTCACCCGACCTGCCTTACGCTTTTCGCCGTACCGGACGTCTACGAAAGGCCTGTACATCTGCTCGTCATCCACGCCTCCGGGCGGGGGCGTGCATGGCATGTGCGGCTATCATGCGGCCCGCAAGGCCTTAGAGGACGTATTCCAGATTCGGGAAAACCGGACGCTAATTCCTTAA
- the soxC gene encoding sulfite dehydrogenase yields MKVLPGEKPVVLEQKVSRRSLLGGAATAAIVLAQAPFGKAVQAALSEKEWKTDPTKVPGVPPGTVGTRSPFEKPVKKPSDISSRTPLQNLYGTITPSDLHFERNHNGVPAIDPAQHELLIHGLVEKPLVLTLADLKRYPSVTRICFLECSGNFRSGNPKLSPQDICGLTSQSEWTGVMLSTLFREVGVKPQAQWFLAEGSDAAKMTRSIPLAKGWSDAMIVYAQNGEAIRPEQGYPFRLFLPGYEGNMSVKWLRRLELSDEPFMTREETSKYTEPVKDGKIRYFSFDIDARSIITFPAYPAQVQKGWIEIRGIAWSGRGKVDRVEVSTDGGRSWQLAQIQGPILDKAHTGFRYLWHWDGNETEIQSRVTDETGYVQPTYQQLVAARGSKGGYHFNPITGWVLQRDGQVLLRT; encoded by the coding sequence ATGAAAGTATTACCCGGAGAAAAACCCGTTGTACTCGAACAAAAAGTCAGTCGGCGAAGTCTATTAGGCGGAGCGGCTACCGCCGCGATCGTGCTGGCTCAGGCTCCGTTCGGCAAAGCTGTACAGGCGGCTCTGTCGGAAAAAGAGTGGAAGACCGACCCGACCAAAGTTCCTGGTGTACCACCCGGCACAGTCGGCACGCGGTCGCCGTTTGAGAAGCCCGTCAAGAAACCGTCGGACATTTCTTCCCGAACGCCCTTGCAGAATCTATACGGCACGATTACGCCCTCGGATTTGCATTTTGAACGGAATCACAACGGTGTTCCCGCCATCGATCCGGCTCAGCACGAGCTGTTGATTCATGGCTTGGTGGAAAAACCGCTGGTATTGACGCTAGCTGATCTGAAGCGGTATCCGTCCGTCACGCGGATTTGCTTTCTGGAATGTTCGGGCAACTTTCGTTCGGGTAATCCAAAGCTGAGTCCACAGGATATTTGCGGCCTAACCAGCCAGAGCGAATGGACGGGAGTCATGCTCTCTACCTTATTTCGGGAAGTGGGAGTGAAGCCCCAAGCCCAGTGGTTTCTAGCTGAAGGATCGGATGCGGCGAAGATGACCCGCAGTATTCCATTGGCGAAAGGCTGGTCGGATGCCATGATCGTGTACGCCCAAAACGGCGAGGCCATTCGCCCCGAGCAGGGATATCCGTTTCGGTTGTTTCTGCCGGGTTACGAGGGAAACATGAGTGTCAAATGGCTTCGGCGACTGGAACTTTCCGACGAACCCTTTATGACCCGCGAGGAAACGTCCAAGTATACCGAACCCGTGAAGGACGGCAAAATACGTTATTTCAGTTTCGACATCGACGCCCGTTCCATCATCACTTTCCCGGCGTATCCGGCTCAAGTACAAAAGGGCTGGATCGAAATTCGGGGGATTGCCTGGAGTGGTCGTGGTAAGGTGGATCGGGTGGAAGTGAGTACGGATGGCGGCAGAAGCTGGCAACTGGCCCAGATCCAAGGCCCCATTTTAGATAAGGCCCATACGGGTTTTCGTTACCTTTGGCACTGGGACGGCAATGAAACGGAAATCCAGAGCCGGGTGACCGACGAAACTGGTTATGTCCAACCCACCTATCAGCAGTTAGTAGCCGCCCGTGGTTCCAAAGGCGGCTATCATTTCAATCCCATTACGGGCTGGGTGCTCCAACGCGACGGGCAGGTTTTGCTCCGAACGTAA
- a CDS encoding c-type cytochrome, producing the protein MSLIVKKGLLWAGLGLGAWASLSFSQPRTPTVGRMSADTIYGLGRPATAERIKAWDSAIRPDGKGLPPGSGTAVKGAVLYAERCSACHGKTGVEGPNDRLVVSDTSKTKGIGNYWPYATTLFDYIRRAMPFNAPGSLTDAEVYSLTAFLLEKNQRIQPGFVLDAQTLPRVAMPAKAKYILDDRSGGPIIR; encoded by the coding sequence ATGAGTTTAATTGTAAAAAAAGGACTACTCTGGGCCGGATTGGGGCTGGGAGCCTGGGCCAGTCTGAGCTTTTCCCAGCCCCGAACCCCTACGGTCGGAAGGATGTCTGCTGATACCATTTATGGCTTGGGCCGTCCGGCTACGGCTGAGCGAATCAAAGCCTGGGATAGTGCCATTCGTCCCGATGGAAAAGGCTTACCACCGGGTTCGGGGACGGCCGTGAAAGGAGCCGTGCTGTATGCGGAACGTTGTTCGGCCTGTCACGGCAAAACGGGCGTAGAAGGTCCCAATGACCGACTAGTGGTTTCGGATACCAGCAAAACCAAAGGTATTGGTAACTACTGGCCCTACGCTACGACGCTGTTTGATTACATCCGGCGGGCTATGCCGTTTAACGCTCCAGGCAGTCTGACCGACGCTGAAGTGTACAGTCTGACGGCTTTTTTGCTGGAAAAAAACCAGCGGATCCAGCCTGGATTTGTGCTCGATGCTCAGACCTTACCCCGCGTGGCAATGCCCGCTAAAGCCAAATATATTCTGGACGACCGCAGCGGAGGTCCCATAATCCGGTAA
- a CDS encoding DoxX family protein gives MQTMDQPTHLPEPAAWSTAEKAIFRFFFLYFFIQVVPLDYKYYQYLFSIDWLQLSYREIFYLSRYSPKFIDGADTFLNWAIVAGIALVGSVVWSVFDRQKREYNLLYYWLRVLVRYRLAVGVLAYGFIKFFPEQSPLPSLSHLNTNYGDFSAWKLFSLSLGVVPTYESFLGLIEIIGGLLLLHRKTATIATLIILPFTGNVFVSNLAYEGGEYVYSLYLISLALFLFSFDAIRLFTLLSLEKATKPNRFQPVFSEQWLKNARLVGKLAFIVFFVFFYGYQTYAGHRKGSYQYPQQKGLSQAAGLYNVSEFSINGKDIPYSKTDPVRWKDVVFETWATLSIRSNRPVQIDSLNTEEIFAADSLRNYESTGSISRHYYSYTIDSLTHTLLLKNKNRHYKGEQLVLHYERPEAGTILLKGLNENRDSIRVVLNQVDKKYLIYEAKKVGRRKGLKL, from the coding sequence ATGCAAACGATGGATCAACCAACGCATCTCCCGGAACCGGCCGCGTGGAGTACGGCCGAAAAAGCCATCTTCCGCTTTTTCTTTCTGTACTTTTTCATTCAGGTCGTACCGCTCGATTACAAGTATTACCAGTATCTGTTTTCCATCGACTGGCTACAGTTGAGTTACCGCGAAATTTTTTACCTGTCGCGGTACAGTCCCAAATTCATTGATGGAGCGGACACGTTTCTCAATTGGGCCATCGTGGCGGGTATCGCTTTGGTGGGTTCGGTAGTGTGGAGTGTATTCGATCGCCAGAAGCGGGAATACAACCTGTTGTATTATTGGCTGCGGGTGCTGGTTCGGTATCGGCTGGCCGTGGGTGTGCTGGCGTATGGATTCATCAAGTTCTTTCCCGAACAATCGCCGCTGCCTTCGCTAAGTCATCTGAATACCAACTATGGCGATTTTTCGGCCTGGAAACTCTTCTCCCTAAGTTTAGGTGTCGTACCAACCTACGAATCCTTCCTGGGTCTGATTGAAATTATCGGTGGCTTACTACTCCTGCATCGGAAAACGGCTACGATTGCCACGCTCATCATTCTGCCGTTTACGGGAAATGTTTTTGTTTCGAACCTGGCCTACGAGGGTGGTGAATACGTGTATAGTCTCTACCTGATCAGTCTGGCTTTGTTTCTGTTTTCCTTCGATGCTATTCGACTTTTTACGTTACTATCGCTGGAAAAAGCTACCAAGCCTAATCGCTTTCAGCCCGTGTTCTCCGAGCAGTGGCTGAAAAACGCTAGGCTGGTAGGCAAACTGGCCTTTATCGTTTTCTTCGTCTTTTTCTACGGCTATCAAACCTACGCTGGTCACCGCAAAGGATCGTATCAGTATCCCCAGCAAAAGGGACTTTCGCAGGCGGCGGGGCTGTATAATGTCAGTGAATTCAGCATTAATGGCAAGGACATTCCCTACTCGAAAACCGACCCCGTTCGCTGGAAAGATGTGGTGTTCGAAACCTGGGCTACCCTGAGTATTCGCTCCAACCGTCCGGTGCAAATCGATTCGCTCAATACGGAAGAAATTTTCGCCGCTGATTCCCTGCGAAACTATGAATCAACCGGTTCGATTAGTCGTCACTATTATTCTTACACGATTGATTCGCTGACTCATACGCTGCTGCTGAAAAACAAAAACCGCCATTACAAAGGCGAGCAACTGGTATTGCATTACGAGCGTCCCGAAGCTGGAACCATCCTGCTGAAGGGCCTCAACGAAAACCGCGATTCCATCCGCGTCGTACTCAACCAGGTGGACAAAAAGTATCTGATTTACGAAGCTAAAAAAGTAGGTCGCCGTAAAGGTCTTAAACTCTAA